The Streptomyces sp. NBC_01317 genomic interval CCCGGATCGTGCTGGCCTGGGCCGGGTTGTCGGAGCGGATGCCGGGGCGGCTGCGCCCGTGCGCCAACGACGAGTGCGACCTCTTCCTGCTCGACCGCAGCCGGTCCAACACCGCCCGGTGGTGCTCCATGGCCACGTGCGGCAACCGCCTCAAGGCCCGCCGCCACCAGGCGCGCCGCAGCGGGACGTAGAGACCGGGACGTACAGACCGGGACGTAGAGGGGCGTGCGCCTATCCGCGATCGGCGGCCCGGCGCCCCCAGGTCGTGCCCGCCAGGACCAGCCCGGCGCCCAGTACCCCGAGCGCGCCCAGATGCTCACCGCCCAGGGCGATCCCGGTGGCGGCGGCCCACAGCGGTTCCGTACCGAGCAGCAGGCTCACCCGCGACGGCGAGGTGCGCCGTACCGCCCACATCTGCACGAAGAACGCGGCAAGGGTGCAGAACACCGACAGGAACAGCAGCGCCGCCCAGTCGCCCGCGTCAAAACCGGTGGCCACCGACCAGGGCGAAGGGCCCGTGCCCGGCACCGAGGCCAGGACCGCGAAGACCGCGACCGCGCCCCCGAGCTGAACGGTGGTGAGCGACAGCGCGTCGGCGGTACGCACCGCCTTGATCCGCGCCATGGCCAGCACATGGACGGTACGGGCGAGAGCCGCCAGCAGCATCAGCAGATCGCCCGCCGAGGGCGCCGTGAAGCCGCCCCCCTGGGTCAGCAGCACCACTCCGGCGACCGAGAGCCCGGCGGCGGCCACGAAGGACCCCGGCGGGCGGGTCCTGGTCACCACGGACTCCGCGAGCGGCGTGAAGATCATGGTGAGGCTGATGATGAGCCCGGCGTTGGTCGCCGAGGTGTGCACGACGCCGTACGTCTCCAGCAGGAAGATCCCGCTCAGGACCAGCCCCAGCAGCCCCGCGCCGCGCCACTGCGCCGCCGTCAGCGCCCGCAGCCGCCGCCACCCGGCGACCGCCAGGACGGGCAGGACCACCGCGAAACGCAGGACCAGGACCGCGACGACGGTCGCCGGGGTCGTGACGCCCTTGGCCGCCAGGTAGCTGGCACCCCACACGACCGCGATCAGCAGGACGGGCAGATCGGTCGCCCATGCCCTGCGGGGGGCGAGGGCGGGGGCGGCGATCGACGAGGTCACGGGGGCGGGTCTCCAGCGGACGGGGGGCGCGGAGACAGCGGCGGCTCACACGGGGACGATCACCGTACCGGTCCGTCCCCTCCGCCGGAACCGTCGTGTTCCTCTCGCAGACCGTCCGGCTCCCGCGCCATCCGCCGCACGAAGACGTACTCGTGGTAGATCCGCCCCACCAGCGCCCCGCCGTAGACGACAAACCCCACACCGACCAGCCACGACTGGAGGACGAGGACCGTGCCGAACGGGCCGTACGTGACGGCGTTCGACGCGATCAGCGGCGAGAACACCAGCCGGGAGAAGCCCCGCAGGCCGAGCAGCCCGAGCGAGGTCGCGACGGACCCGGGGATCAGCGCACGCCAGCGGACCCGCCCCGCGAGGAGCAGCCGCTGGGACCACCAGAAGAACAGGAACGTGACGACGACGTCGGCGGAGGTCACCAGGATCGTGTCGAGCACGGACTGGGCGCGGACCTGCGTGTTGACGAAGGCCACGAGGAACCCGACCAGGACCGCCAGCCACACCACGTGCCGCCACACCTGGTGCCAGCGCGCCGTGGACAGCTCCCAGACCTTCTCGTACCCCGTCTGCACCGCCGACCCGAAGGTCAGACCGAACACCGCGAGCGCGGCGAGACCGAACGCCGTCGTCCGCTGGAGCGCCTCGCCCGGCTTGCCGAACAGCTGCTCGATCTCGCCCTGTGACGACGCGGAGACGCCGACGCCCTGCGCGAGCCAGCGGGCGAAGCTCTGACCGCTGGCCGGGTCGGCCGCCGCGACGAGGATCAGCAGGGGAACGAGCGTGAGGAAACCGAGCGCGGCGAAGGACATGGCCCGGTGCATCAGTTCCGTCTCGCTGCTGCGGCTCACCGTGAGCGCGACAGGAGAGTCCATGATCCTGCGGTACAGGTCCCGGAGCCGGTGCGCGTGCCTCTCCACACCGAAACGCTTTCGGGTCATATGTCGTCTACTACCCCGGAGCGGGCCGTGTCGCGTCCGGGGCCCCCGGATGGGTGCCGACGACCGGCCACGGTTCGGCCACCCCGCCCACAGCTACCGTACGACCGCCACCGGCCCGGGGGACCGTACGGTCACAGGATCCGTGGACCGTACGGTCACAGGATCCGGTCGTCGTGATGGCGGCCGAGCGCCCGTCCGAACCGCTCCGAGAGGGCCGGCAGGATGCTCTCGCCCTCCGCGGGGCGCGGCAGGCCGAAGACGTACCCCGGGAAGTCCAGCTCCTTCTGGACCTCCCAGATCGCCTCGTGCTCCCCGGGCGGCAGCACCCGCGCGGGATCGCCGACGGCCACCCACCCGATCGGGACCGTGGAGCCGGCGGGCAGCACCGTGCGCAGATGCACGATCCCGTTGATCCGCACCTCGGAACGCGCCCCGATCCGGGCGCCGTTGAAGACCCGGGTGCCCGTCGCGAGGAAGACCTCGTCCTCGACGGCGCAGCCGGTCAGGTACGAGGTGGGGCCGACGAGCACGGCACGCCCCAGCCGCAGCGGATCGCGGCGGACGCCCCGCAGGACCGCGTTCTCCATCACCACGCAGCCCTCGCCCAGCTCCACGGGGCCGCCCTCGGCGGTCAGTACGGCACCGAAGAGGATCCGGCACCCGGCGCCGACCCGGACGTCCCCGCTCAGCGTGGCGTTCGGGGCGACGTACGCGGACGGATGCACGGTGGGCGACACCCCGTCATGTTCGATGAGCATGCGTCGCATCATGCCCGACCGGACGCGGATCCGGACCCGGGGGCGGACCCGGACCTGGGCGTTCGCCCGTTCGTGGCACACTGACGGCCGATCCGCCGAAGGAGCCCACCGTGTCGATGATCCGCAACCTCCGCAGAACCGTGCGCAGGGCCTATCGCCGCACCGTGGACCTGAGCCACCCGGCCCGCTCCCCGCTCGGCAGCGCGGTGGTGAACTGCGTGGTCTACCGCGACGGCGAGCGGCAGCTCGACCACTGCGCGGCGGAGGAGGCGCTGCGGCGCGTCCGCAGGGCCGGTACCGGCTTCGTCTGGATCGGGCTGCACGAGCCGGACCGGGAGGAGTTCACCGGCGTCGCCGAGCTGTTCGGCCTCCACCGGCTCGCCGTCGAGGACGCGGTCACCGCGCACCACCGGCCCAAGGCGGAGCTGTACGACGAGACGCTGTTCGCGGTCTTCAAGACCGTCAGCTACATCGAGCACGAGGAGCTGACGGCCACCAGCGAGGTGGTCGACACCGGTGAGCTGATGGTCTTCGCGGGGGCCGACTTCGTGATCACCGTACGACACGGCCGCCACGGCTCGCTGGGCCCGCTCCGGGAGCACCTGGAGGCGTCCCCCGAGCAGCTCGCCAAGGGCCCCGCCGCCGTCCTGCACGCGATAGCGGACCACATGGTCGACGAGTACCTCGGCGTCGCGGACGCCATCCAGGACGACATCGACGCCGTCGAGACCGGCGTCTTCTCCGGGCAGGCGGCCCGCGGTGAGGCGGGCCGGATCTACCAGCTCAAGCGGGAACTGCTGGAGCTGAAGCGCG includes:
- a CDS encoding YhjD/YihY/BrkB family envelope integrity protein — translated: MTRKRFGVERHAHRLRDLYRRIMDSPVALTVSRSSETELMHRAMSFAALGFLTLVPLLILVAAADPASGQSFARWLAQGVGVSASSQGEIEQLFGKPGEALQRTTAFGLAALAVFGLTFGSAVQTGYEKVWELSTARWHQVWRHVVWLAVLVGFLVAFVNTQVRAQSVLDTILVTSADVVVTFLFFWWSQRLLLAGRVRWRALIPGSVATSLGLLGLRGFSRLVFSPLIASNAVTYGPFGTVLVLQSWLVGVGFVVYGGALVGRIYHEYVFVRRMAREPDGLREEHDGSGGGDGPVR
- a CDS encoding DMT family transporter; amino-acid sequence: MTSSIAAPALAPRRAWATDLPVLLIAVVWGASYLAAKGVTTPATVVAVLVLRFAVVLPVLAVAGWRRLRALTAAQWRGAGLLGLVLSGIFLLETYGVVHTSATNAGLIISLTMIFTPLAESVVTRTRPPGSFVAAAGLSVAGVVLLTQGGGFTAPSAGDLLMLLAALARTVHVLAMARIKAVRTADALSLTTVQLGGAVAVFAVLASVPGTGPSPWSVATGFDAGDWAALLFLSVFCTLAAFFVQMWAVRRTSPSRVSLLLGTEPLWAAATGIALGGEHLGALGVLGAGLVLAGTTWGRRAADRG
- a CDS encoding gamma carbonic anhydrase family protein translates to MLIEHDGVSPTVHPSAYVAPNATLSGDVRVGAGCRILFGAVLTAEGGPVELGEGCVVMENAVLRGVRRDPLRLGRAVLVGPTSYLTGCAVEDEVFLATGTRVFNGARIGARSEVRINGIVHLRTVLPAGSTVPIGWVAVGDPARVLPPGEHEAIWEVQKELDFPGYVFGLPRPAEGESILPALSERFGRALGRHHDDRIL
- a CDS encoding magnesium and cobalt transport protein CorA, coding for MIRNLRRTVRRAYRRTVDLSHPARSPLGSAVVNCVVYRDGERQLDHCAAEEALRRVRRAGTGFVWIGLHEPDREEFTGVAELFGLHRLAVEDAVTAHHRPKAELYDETLFAVFKTVSYIEHEELTATSEVVDTGELMVFAGADFVITVRHGRHGSLGPLREHLEASPEQLAKGPAAVLHAIADHMVDEYLGVADAIQDDIDAVETGVFSGQAARGEAGRIYQLKRELLELKRAVAPLDRPLRKLATEPGRLVGTEIQKYFRDVSDHLARVTEQIAAFDGLLDSILQAHLAQVTVAQNEDMRKITAWAAIIAVPTMVCGVYGMNFEHMPELRWTYGYPLVVGVIAAVCFGVHRQFRRNGWL